Within Aliivibrio fischeri, the genomic segment TACACCAGCTAAAGAAGCAACAGCAAGGCCATAAGATTTATTTGCTGCACCTTCTTGAACCGCGTGCATAAAGGCAATTTCATCACCATGCTCAACAGCATCAAGATGCACATTAGCTAAACCGGTAAATAGGTTCGGCAGTTCGGTTAATTCGAAGTAATGAGTTGCAAATAATGTCATAGCATTAATTTTTGTTGCTAGCCATTCGGCACTTGCCCAAGCTAGAGATAAGCCATCATAAGTACTTGTACCTCGGCCAATTTCATCCATTAAGACAAGACTGTGTTTGGTTGCATTATGAAGAATATTTGCTGTTTCAGTCATCTCAACCATGAAAGTTGAACGACCTGATGCCAAATCATCTGAGGCACCAATACGAGTAAATATACGGTCTAAGGTTCCAATTTCTGCTGAGTCAGCAGGAACATAACAACCAACATGTGCCATTAATGCAATGAGGGCCGTTTGACGCATATAAGTTGACTTACCACCCATGTTTGGACCTGTAATGATCAACATCTTACGGTCTGGATTCAGTTTTATTGGGTTAGCGATGAATGGGTCACTCATTACTTGTTCAACTACTGGTGACGCCCCCCTTTAATATTAATGCCGGTTTCTTTGGTTAGTACTGGGCGGCAGTAATTTAAGGTATCCGCTCGTTCTGCAAGATTACTTAATACATCAAGCTCTGAAATTGCATTCGCCATTGATTGTAACTGTTCTAGGTGAGGAAGTAGTTGATCAAACAATTCTTCCCATAATCTCTTTTCAATGGCGAGTGCTTTTGACTTGGAGTTGAGTACTTTATCTTCGTGCTCTTTAAGCTCAGGGATAATATAACGTTCAGCATTTTTAAGTGTTTGGCGGCGTACATAGTGGGCTGGTGCTTTGTGACTTTGGCCTTTGCTTATTTGGATATAGAAACCATGTACGTTGTTATAACCAACTTTTAAGGTATCAATATCATGGCGCTCACGTTCTTCTTGTTCTAGTTTCTCTAAGTATTGCGTTGCACCATTAGCAAGATCGCGCCATTGATCTAACTCTTCGTTGTAACCATCAGCTAAAACCCCACCATCACGAATAACAACCGGTGGGTTTTCTTTTATTGCTCGTTCTAATAGCTCGCAAATTGAGTCAATAGGTTGAGCTGATGCTGCAAGTGTTAATAGGTGATCTTGTTGAAATTCTTGAGTGGTTTGCGATAGTTCTGGTAATTGTTGTAGTGCATTACGCAAACGAGCGAGATCACGTGGTCTTGCTGAACGTAACGCTAGACGAGCAAGAATACGTTCTACATCACCAATATTTTTAAGTTGAGGAGCCATATCTGCAAATAGGCCACTTTCTTTTAGTTCACCAATCGCATCAAGACGCTGGTTCAGCACGTCGTGAGTTCTTACTGGTTGATGTAGCCAACGTTTTAGTAAACGGCTACCCATAGCTGTTGAGGTGTGATCTAAGATTTCTGCTAGGGTATGATTAAAACCTCCAGCAAGGTTTTGAGTGATTTCTAGATTCCGACGAGTTGCTGCATCTAAAATTACAGAGTCATCTTGATGATCCATAATAATAGAACGAATGTGCGGAAGGGTGGTTCTTTGAGTATCTTTTACGTATTGAATCAAGCAGCCAGCAGCGCAAAGACCAAACTCAGCTTTTTCTACGCCAAAGCCAACTAAATCACGAGTACCAAATTGATTATTCAGTTGTTGTTTTGCGGTATCAAGTTCAAATTCCCATACTGGGCGGCGACGATTGCCATTGCGTTTTTCAAGCAGATGAACAGGTTCAAAGTCTTCACTAAATAGCAGCTCTGTTGGTGCCGTGCGTTGTAATTCAGCAAGCATAGCTTCTTCAGTATTCGGTTCAGATACCTTGAATCGGCCTGATGTGATATCTAGCGTAGCGTAACCAAATTGCCCTTTATGATGATAAATAGCGGCGATAAGGTTATCGAATCTTTCTGGTAATAGAGCTTCATCTGTTACGGTGCCTGGTGTGACAATACGTACGACTTTACGTTCAACAGGCCCTTTACTTGTTGCAGGATCGCCAACTTGTTCACAAATAGCGACGGATTCACCTTGTTGAACAAGTTTGGCTAAATAGCCTTCAACTGCATGATAAGGAATACCTGCCATTGGAATTGGTTCGCCAGCAGATGAACCACGCTTGGTTAAGGATATTTCAAGAAGCTGTGAAGCACGTTTGGCATCATCATAGAAAAGTTCATAGAAATCGCCCATACGATAAAACAGTAAGATATCAGGGTTTTCAGATTTTAAACGCAAATACTGTTGCATCATTGGGGTATGTTTTTCAGTTGATTTTATTGCCACAACGAGACCTAATAAGTGAAGAATACATTTGGTGCTAAGAATACGTGAATCGAGACGGCAATCAAAGATAGAATGGATAAATTTCGAATTAAGATGGGAAGAATCTAATGGATATGACGCAAAACATACAGTTAGCACAAAAAGTGGGTGAATTATTAGTACATCAAGGAAAAATGATGTCATGTTCAGAATCATGTACCGGTGGTGGCGTTGCGTTTTGTGCAACTGAAAATGCTGGAAGTTCAGCTTGGTTTGATCGTGGTTTTGTTACTTATAGCAATGAGGCAAAACAAGATTCATTAGGGGTAAAGCTAGATACCTTAATACGTTATGGCGCGGTTAGTGAAGAAGTTGTAAGAGAGATGGCTGACGGTGCATTATTAAACAGTAAATCTGATATTACGGTTTCAATCAGCGGTATTGCAGGGCCTGGTGGGGCTACGGAAGATAAGCCTGTTGGAACGGTATGTTTTGGTTTTGCAGATAAGAATGAGTGGAGCAATGAAACTACTGTATATTTTACTGGTGATCGCAGTGAAGTTAGAATGAAAGCGATAGAATATGCATTTCTTACAATCAAGAATCGCTTAGAAGAGCTTAATTAATTCAATTAGTTAGTTTGTTGTGTCGTGATATTGCTCAGAAAAAATTAGAAAAAAAATAGCAAAGCTATAGACACTGTACAAATAGACAGTATACTACTGGTCATTAACTGATTTAGTGATCTAGAAATCTGGAGAATCAAATGGACGATAACAAGAAAAAAGCACTGGCCGCCGCATTAGGTCAAATTGAAAAACAATTTGGTAAAGGTTCAATCATGAAGTTGGGCGATAACCGCACAATGGATGTTGAAACTGTGTCTACTGGTTCTTTATCTCTTGATATTGCTCTAGGTGCTGGTGGTTTACCAATGGGGCGTATCGTTGAGATTTTTGGCCCTGAGAGTTCAGGTAAAACAACACTGACTCTAGAATTAATTGCAGCTGCGCAACGTGAAGGTAAAACATGTGCCTTTATTGATGCTGAACATGCTCTAGATCCTGTATACGCTAAAAAACTTGGCGTTAATATTGATGAATTATTAGTTTCTCAGCCAGATACGGGTGAGCAAGCTTTAGAAATCTGTGATGCGTTAGCACGTTCTGGTGCTGTTGATGTAATGGTAATTGACTCCGTTGCAGCATTAACACCAAAAGCTGAAATTGAAGGTGAAATGGGCGATAGCCACATGGGTCTTCAAGCTCGTATGCTTTCTCAAGCAATGCGTAAATTAACGGGTAATCTAAAGCAATCAAACTGTATGGCTATCTTCATTAACCAAATTCGTATGAAGATTGGTGTAATGTTTGGTAACCCTGAAACAACAACTGGTGGTAATGCACTTAAGTTCTATGCATCTGTTCGTCTTGATATTCGTCGTACTGGCGCAGTAAAAGATGGCGATGAAGTTGTTGGTAACGAAACTCGTATCAAAGTTGTTAAGAATAAAATTGCAGCACCATTTAAACAAGCTGAAACTCAAATCATGTACGGTCAAGGTTTTAACCGTGAAGGTGAGTTAATTGACTTAGGTGTTAAACATAAGTTGGTTGATAAAGCGGGCGCATGGTACAGCTACAATGGTGATAAGATTGGTCAAGGTAAAGCGAACGCATCGAAATTCATGCGTGAAAATACTGAAGTAGCAGCAGAACTAGATAAGAAGCTACGTGAGATGCTATTGACTCCAGCTGAAGAAAAACCAGAGACTGATGCAGCTCCAGAAATTGAAGAAAACGAAGAGTTTTAAGCTTTAGTTTCTCTATAATATTTTTTAAAAGCCAAACCTTAGTGTTTGGCTTTTTTATATCTAGCTATTTGTATTCTTAAGACGTTTCTTCAAATCCCTCTTTATTCCTCATTTGATCGTTGTACTTATCTATATTTCACTCTCATTTGCGTATACAATGTGCGAAATTCTGTCTAAAAAACACTGCTTGTCCTAATGAGTACAAGAGTGAGTTAAACTACGATTCAATCAGGAATATCCACATGTATATGAGCACTGACGAGATCCGCCGTGCGTTCCTTGCTTTTTTTGAAAGCAAAGGACACCAAATTGTTGAGAGTTCTTCTCTAGTTCCAGCAAACGATCCAACTCTTCTATTTACTAACGCCGGTATGAACCAATTTAAAGATTGTTTCTTAGGTTCAGAGAAGCGTAACTATACTCGTGCAACAACAGCTCAACGCTGTGTTCGTGCTGGTGGTAAGCACAACGATTTAGAAAATGTTGGTTTCACTGCTCGTCACCATACATTTTTTGAAATGTTGGGTAACTTCAGCTTTGGTGATTACTTTAAGCAAGATGCTATTAAATACGCATGGGAATTCTTAACAGAACGTCTAGAGCTACCTGCTGAACGCTTATTAGTTACTGTTTATGAAACAGATGATGAAGCATTTGAAATCTGGAATAAAGAAATGGGTATTCCAGCTGATCGCATCGTACGTATTGGTGATAACAAAGGCGCACCATATGCTTCAGATAACTTCTGGCAAATGGGTGACACAGGTCCTTGTGGTCCTTGTACAGAAATCTTTTACGATCACGGTGAGCACATTTGGGGTGGTCGTCCTGGTACACCTGAAGAAGATGGTGACCGTTTTATCGAGATCTGGAACAACGTATTTATGCAGTTTAACCGTCATGCTGATGGCACGATGGAACCTTTACCAAAACCTTCTGTTGATACAGGTATGGGTATTGAGCGTATTGCTGCAATTATGCAAGGTGTTCACTCAAACTACGAAATCGATATTTTCCAAACACTAATTAAAGAAGCGGCAAAAGTAATTGGTTACGATGATTTATCAAACCAATCTTTACGTGTAGTAGCTGACCATATTCGTTCTTGTTCATACCTAATCGTTGATGGTGTTATGCCATCTAATGAAGGTCGTGGCTATGTGTTACGTCGTATTATTCGTCGTGCAGTACGTCATGGTAACAAGTTAGGTGCTAAAGGTTCTTACTTCTACAAATTGGTTGGCCCATTAGCTGAAATCATGGGTACAGCTGGTGAAGAACTGAAAAAACAGCAAGCACTTGTTGAAAAAGTACTTAAGATTGAAGAAGAAAACTTTGGTCGTACACTTGAGCGTGGTATGGCAATTCTAAATGAAGCGCTAGATAACCTTGAAGGTACAGTTCTTGATGGTGAAACTGTATTTAAATTGTATGACACATACGGGTTCCCAGCTGATTTAACGAACGATGTTGCTCGTGAGCGTGAATTAACTATCGATGAAGATGGTTTTGAAAAAGCGATGGAAGAACAACGTCAACGTGCACGTGAAGCGGGCCAATTTGGTACTGATTACAATGCAGTAATCAAAGTAGAATCTGAAACTGTATTCCATGGTTATGATTCGACTGAAGCAAAAGCATCAGTAGTTGCATTATTCCGTGAAGGTGAAGAAGTTGATGCTTTATCAGCAGGTGATGATGCGATTCTAATTTTGGATCAAACACCTTTCTACGCTGAGTCTGGCGGTCAATGTGGTGATGCAGGTATTATCACAGTTGAAACGGGTAAGTTTGTTGTTACCGATACACATAAAATCGGTAATGCGATTGGTCACCATGGTAAATTAGTAGAAGGTGTTCTATCTAAAGCTGACCATGCGATGGCTCAAGTTGATGAGACTCGTCGCGCAGCGATTATCTTAAACCACTCAGCAACGCACTTATTACACGCAGCACTTCGTCAAGTGTTAGGTGAACACGTAACGCAAAAAGGTTCATTAGTTAAAGCTGAGAACCTACGTTTTGACTTCTCACACCTTGAAGCGGTTAAAGCTGAAGAATTGCGTCAGGTTGAACGTATTGTTAACCAACAAATTCGTTTAAACCACACAATTGAAACTGACTTAATGGATATCGATGCGGCGAAAGAAAAAGGCGCAATGGCTCTATTTGGTGAAAAATACGATGATGAAGTTCGAGTTCTTTCTATGGGAGAGTTCTCAACTGAATTATGTGGTGGTATTCACGCATCAAGCACTGGTGATATTGGTCTATTTAAGATCACATCAGAAGGTGGTATTGCTGCAGGTATCCGTCGTATTGAAGCAGTTACAGGTGAAGCAGCATTAGATGCAATCGAAGCTCAACAAAAAGCGGCAGATAAAAAGCTAAATGAAGCAGCATCAAAAGCAAAACAACTTGAAAAAGAAATTCAACAACTTAAAGATAAGTTAGCGTCTCAAGAAAGTGCTAGCCTTATCAATAAAGTACAAGAAATTGCAGGAACAAAAGTACTTGTTGCTCAATTAGATGGTGCAGAAAATAAAGCACTTCGAGGTATGGTTGATGAACTTAAGAACCAAATCGGTAGCGGCATTATTATGTTAGGTAATGTTAGTGAAGGTAAAGTTGGTTTAATTGCTGGCGTAACAAAAGATCTTATTGGCCAAGTTAAAGCGGGTGAATTAGTGAATATGGTTGCACAGCAAGTTGGTGGTAAAGGCGGCGGTCGTCCAGATATGGCTCAAGCTGGCGGTACTGATGCTGAAGCATTACCAAATGCACTTGCTTCTGTTGAAGCTTGGCTAACTGAGCGTC encodes:
- a CDS encoding nicotinamide-nucleotide amidohydrolase family protein; the encoded protein is MDMTQNIQLAQKVGELLVHQGKMMSCSESCTGGGVAFCATENAGSSAWFDRGFVTYSNEAKQDSLGVKLDTLIRYGAVSEEVVREMADGALLNSKSDITVSISGIAGPGGATEDKPVGTVCFGFADKNEWSNETTVYFTGDRSEVRMKAIEYAFLTIKNRLEELN
- the recA gene encoding recombinase RecA encodes the protein MDDNKKKALAAALGQIEKQFGKGSIMKLGDNRTMDVETVSTGSLSLDIALGAGGLPMGRIVEIFGPESSGKTTLTLELIAAAQREGKTCAFIDAEHALDPVYAKKLGVNIDELLVSQPDTGEQALEICDALARSGAVDVMVIDSVAALTPKAEIEGEMGDSHMGLQARMLSQAMRKLTGNLKQSNCMAIFINQIRMKIGVMFGNPETTTGGNALKFYASVRLDIRRTGAVKDGDEVVGNETRIKVVKNKIAAPFKQAETQIMYGQGFNREGELIDLGVKHKLVDKAGAWYSYNGDKIGQGKANASKFMRENTEVAAELDKKLREMLLTPAEEKPETDAAPEIEENEEF
- the alaS gene encoding alanine--tRNA ligase, with product MYMSTDEIRRAFLAFFESKGHQIVESSSLVPANDPTLLFTNAGMNQFKDCFLGSEKRNYTRATTAQRCVRAGGKHNDLENVGFTARHHTFFEMLGNFSFGDYFKQDAIKYAWEFLTERLELPAERLLVTVYETDDEAFEIWNKEMGIPADRIVRIGDNKGAPYASDNFWQMGDTGPCGPCTEIFYDHGEHIWGGRPGTPEEDGDRFIEIWNNVFMQFNRHADGTMEPLPKPSVDTGMGIERIAAIMQGVHSNYEIDIFQTLIKEAAKVIGYDDLSNQSLRVVADHIRSCSYLIVDGVMPSNEGRGYVLRRIIRRAVRHGNKLGAKGSYFYKLVGPLAEIMGTAGEELKKQQALVEKVLKIEEENFGRTLERGMAILNEALDNLEGTVLDGETVFKLYDTYGFPADLTNDVARERELTIDEDGFEKAMEEQRQRAREAGQFGTDYNAVIKVESETVFHGYDSTEAKASVVALFREGEEVDALSAGDDAILILDQTPFYAESGGQCGDAGIITVETGKFVVTDTHKIGNAIGHHGKLVEGVLSKADHAMAQVDETRRAAIILNHSATHLLHAALRQVLGEHVTQKGSLVKAENLRFDFSHLEAVKAEELRQVERIVNQQIRLNHTIETDLMDIDAAKEKGAMALFGEKYDDEVRVLSMGEFSTELCGGIHASSTGDIGLFKITSEGGIAAGIRRIEAVTGEAALDAIEAQQKAADKKLNEAASKAKQLEKEIQQLKDKLASQESASLINKVQEIAGTKVLVAQLDGAENKALRGMVDELKNQIGSGIIMLGNVSEGKVGLIAGVTKDLIGQVKAGELVNMVAQQVGGKGGGRPDMAQAGGTDAEALPNALASVEAWLTERL